From the genome of bacterium:
CAAATACTGGGCGAGCGCGAGACGGGACGGGCCGAGGGCGCGCTTTCGTGGATCGCGTCGCACGTCAACGAACGCACGCGCATGGTCGAGGCGCGCATCGAGTTGGATAACAAAAACGGCGCGTTTCGCGCCGGGCAGTTCGTGACGGCGCATCTTGAAGCGGGTGCGCGGTCGGCGGCGGTCGCCGTGCCGCGCGGCGCGGTGCAGCGCGTGGGGGCGGAGAACGTCGTGTTCGTCCGCACGTCGCCCGGCACGTACGAGCCTCGCTCGGTGCGCGTGGGGCGCTCGCACGAATCGCTCGTGGAGATCGACGGGCCGGTGGGCGACGACGACGAGGTGGTGACGGTCGGCGCGTTTCTGCTGAAAACGGAAATCAGCAAGGAGAATATCGGCGCGGGCTGCTGCGAGATCGAGACGGGCAAGAGCTGAACGTGCTCACGCGCGTCATCGAGTTATCCATCCGGCACCGCGCCGTGGTGCTGGTCGTGCTGGGATTTTTCGTGCTGCTCGGCGCGCGGTCGCTTGCCCGCCTGCCGTTTGACGCCTTCCCGGACACGACGCCGATCCAGGTGACGGTCAACGCCGTCGCGCCGGCGTATTCACCGCTTGAGATCGAGCGGCGCATCACGTTCGCGCTCGAGCAGGCGATCGGCAGTCTGCCGGGTCTTGCGAGCGTACGGTCGGTGTCGAAGTTCGGGTTTTCGCAGATCACGGCGCAGTTCGCGGACGGCACGGACATCTATCTCGCGCGCCAGCTCGTGACCGAACGGCTGCGCGGTGTGGAGTTGCCGCCGGGCGTCGATGCGCCGACGCTCGGCC
Proteins encoded in this window:
- a CDS encoding efflux RND transporter periplasmic adaptor subunit, encoding QILGERETGRAEGALSWIASHVNERTRMVEARIELDNKNGAFRAGQFVTAHLEAGARSAAVAVPRGAVQRVGAENVVFVRTSPGTYEPRSVRVGRSHESLVEIDGPVGDDDEVVTVGAFLLKTEISKENIGAGCCEIETGKS